From the Vibrio alginolyticus NBRC 15630 = ATCC 17749 genome, one window contains:
- a CDS encoding TatD family hydrolase yields MIDTHAHIYASEFDNDRDEVVQRALTQGINKILLPNIDLDSIEPMLQTEAAYPDVCHSMMGLHPCYVDSNVEQTLEIIRGWFEKHKFIAVGEIGIDLYWDKTYRAEQEMAFVAQLNWAKEMDLPVVIHTRDSIEETLTLLRQEQDGRLRGVFHCFGGSLEEAQAINELGFHLGLGGVSTFKNGGMDKVIPHLDMQWVILETDCPYLAPVPHRGKRNEPAYTSLVAQRVADLRDVDIATIDAITTENAKKLFNI; encoded by the coding sequence ATGATCGATACCCACGCGCACATCTATGCCAGCGAATTTGATAACGACCGCGATGAAGTAGTACAACGCGCCTTAACGCAAGGCATTAATAAAATCCTGTTGCCAAACATCGATCTGGACTCTATTGAGCCCATGCTACAAACCGAAGCGGCATATCCTGACGTGTGCCACTCAATGATGGGACTCCACCCTTGTTATGTGGACAGCAATGTTGAACAAACGTTGGAGATCATCCGCGGTTGGTTTGAGAAACACAAGTTTATTGCGGTGGGCGAAATCGGTATCGACCTGTATTGGGATAAAACCTATCGTGCTGAGCAAGAAATGGCGTTCGTAGCTCAACTTAACTGGGCAAAAGAGATGGACTTACCAGTCGTTATCCACACTCGTGATTCGATTGAAGAAACACTCACTTTGCTAAGACAAGAGCAAGATGGTCGTCTGCGTGGTGTATTCCACTGTTTTGGAGGCAGCTTAGAAGAAGCGCAAGCAATCAATGAGCTAGGCTTCCACTTAGGCTTGGGTGGCGTATCGACCTTTAAGAATGGCGGGATGGATAAAGTCATTCCACATTTGGATATGCAGTGGGTCATTTTAGAAACCGACTGTCCATATTTAGCGCCTGTGCCACACCGTGGTAAACGTAATGAACCAGCCTACACTTCTCTCGTTGCACAACGTGTTGCCGACTTGCGTGATGTCGACATCGCAACCATCGATGCCATAACGACTGAGAATGCCAAAAAGCTGTTTAATATTTAA